One segment of Nothobranchius furzeri strain GRZ-AD chromosome 13, NfurGRZ-RIMD1, whole genome shotgun sequence DNA contains the following:
- the mrps22 gene encoding small ribosomal subunit protein mS22, whose product MAALGTVRRFFGSYSRLKNVQPSKQTPRCSVRLFCGETQQTHLERPRFSDPAVQDILTRITGLDLQKVFRPIKQELKPPTYKLMTSEQLEQAVHLASEEAKKRLNTPPVLPERKPINDVLVVDQILDGMDTAKLVFTDITYSIPHRERFIVVREPDGTLRKATWEERDRMIQVYFPKEGRLISPHLIFKEENLKFVFSQDRHEDVLDLCLVQFEPDSSDYIKVHAATYEDLDKHGKYDLLRSTRHFAGLAWYLVSARRVDGLIVDMLKKELLQDAVSLVSLFHMVHPHSESAQEAASQQAAGTELLKIYTQKESQRSGYIQLALQAFEQRSAEKSAA is encoded by the exons ATGGCGGCGCTCGGCACGGTGCGCCGCTTCTTTGGAAGCTATTCACGGCTGAAAAATGTGCAACCAAGCAAGCAAACTCCGAGATGTAGCGTGAGGCTGTTCTGCGGGGAAACACAACAGACGC ATTTGGAAAGGCCCCGATTCTCAGATCCAGCTGTGCAGGACATCCTCACCAGGATAACAGGGTTGGACCTGCAGAAAGTGTTCCGACCCATAAAACAGGAGCTGAAACCGCCTACGTATAAACTCATGACCAGTGAACAGCTGGAGCAG GCAGTACATCTGGCCTCAGAGGAAGCTAAGAAGCGGCTTAATACCCCCCCTGTCCTTCCAGAGAGGAAACCCATCAACGATGTGCTGGTTGTGGATCAGATCCTGGATGGCATGGACACAGCCAAACTTGTCTTCACGGACATCACTTACAGCATCCCACACCGG GAGAGGTTTATAGTTGTACGGGAGCCTGATGGTACTCTCAGGAAGGCCACCTGGGAGGAGAGAGACCGGATGATTCAAGTCTATTTCCCCAAGGAGGGACGCCTGATCTCACCGCATCTCATCTTCAAGGAGGAGAACCTCAAG tttgtgttttctcagGACCGCCATGAGGACGTGTTAGACCTGTGTCTGGTCCAGTTTGAGCCAGACTCATCAGATTACATTAAA GTACATGCGGCCACATATGAGGACCTGGACAAACACGGTAAATATGACCTGCTGCGCTCCACCAGACACTTTGCAGGCCTGGCTTGGTACCTTGTCAGCGCTCGCCGGGTGGACGGGCTCATTGTGGACATGCTGAAGAAGGAGCT GCTGCAGGACGCCGTGAGTCTGGTGTCTCTGTTCCACATGGTTCATCCTCACAGTGAGTCGGCTCAGGAAGCTGCCAGCCAGCAGGCCGCTGGCACTGAGCTGCTAAAG ATCTACACCCAGAAGGAATCCCAGAGGTCAGGCTACATCCAGCTGGCTCTGCAGGCGTTTGAGCAGAGATCTGCAGAGAAGTCCGCTGCCTAA